GTTTTCGCTTATTGTTTGCCATACCAACCTCCTTACACTAAAGGACAGGCGGTTTGATTCTAGTGCAATCCAATCCCGGCGAAGAACCGGAGGAATGATTATCATGAAATTGTAATGCTTACTCGCGCCTCAGAATATGAGTCAAGATCGTCGCCCCGGAACCGCCAATATTCTGAGTCATACCGATGGTGGCATCCTCGACCTGGGTCGCGCCGCATTCGCCTCTCAACTGTTGGACGACTTCGACGATTTGATACATGCCAGTCGCTCCCACAGGGTGACCTCTCGCCTTTAACCCGCCTCTTGTGCAGACGGGAATCCTTCCCTCAATCCCAATTTGATTCTCCAGCCCAAGCCTCACCCCCTCACCGCGCTCCGCAAAGCCGGTTGCTTCAAGCGAAAGCGCCGCCATGATGGTGAATGCATCGTGCAACTCGAATACGGAAACTTCATCCGGCTTAACACCCGCCATTTGATACGCCTGTTTCGAAGAAAGATAGGCGGCATTGAGAAACAAAGGGTCTTTGCGCGAGTGGACGGAGATCGTATCTGTCGCAGCAGCGGAGGCTGCCACAACCACTCTGGGCTGGCGCAGCACCTTCTCAGCGGGAACGATCACAGCCGCCGCCGCGCCGTCCCCCACAGGAGATGCGTCCATCAGGTTGATGGGCGTCGCCACCATCGACGACTTCTCATATTTTTCAACCGTTACTGTATCATGCAGGCGCGCAAACGGATTATGCATCGCGTTGGCGTGCGCATTGATCGAGAACGGGGCGAAATCCGCGTGCTTCCAACCGTACTCATGCATGTAGCGCCGCATCACCAACGCATTGATACCCACGAACGAAACGCCCTGCTCTACTTCATAATCTGCGTCCGCCGCTGTCGCCAGCGCCGCCGTTACCTCGCCGCCCGGTTTATCAGTCATCTTTTCCACGCCGAGCACCAGTGCTGAGTCGACATCCCCTGATGCAACCGCCATCAGCGCGGATCGAAATGCCGCCGCGCCGGAGCCGCACGCCGCCTCGATCTTGACCGCTTCCTGTTTCCACAACCCGACCCAATCGCTGAAGAAGGTCCCCAATTGATTCTGCCTGCTGATCAGGGGTGACAACATATTGCCCACAAAGAGCGCCTCGACGTTGTCCACTCCCGCGTCTTGCATGGCGAGAAATGCCGCCTCCCCGCCGACCTCGCGCAGGGATTTCTCCCAATGTTCATCAACTTTCGTTTGACCAATTCCAAGTATCGCTACTTTTCTCATATCGCCTCGGATCTGATTCTATCTCATCCCTCTCTCAGGAACAATCAAGAATCAAAATTCAAAACGGTGTGCCAGGCGCCCACCACGGGAGACAAGTCCCTTCCCATGCCAATAAAACGATTGCGAGTTCGCGCGTTTCTTGCTATCCTTAATCCGCAAAGGAGACCCTATGGTCGAGCATAAATATCTCGTTTTTTTGACCCTGGTTGTATTGCTCACAGGGTGCGCGAAAGAATCGATAGTGACATATACGCCTCCGCCGCTGGAAGAAGACTGGTCGGTCAAAATGACCTTATCGGGCGGCTTTGCCGGGCTGCGACGAAATATCCGTGTATATTCGGATGGAAACTACACGGTGGCGGATGAAAAGGTAAATCACACAATCAATGGCACGCTAGCCGAAAATCAACTGAAGCAATTGGAAGGGATGATATCCACGGTCGAATTCACCGCTCCTAAAATTCCCAGTGTCTGCGCGGATTGCTTTAACTATGATGTGGAGATCGTGAGTGGCAGCCGGAAATTGCTCTTCAGCGTCGACGATATGTCATTGAAAGATTCAGGTGTTGGGGACCTGGTGGAATTCCTGCGCGGCTTGATGGATGCCGCATTGAAGCGACCATGAACCAGGCTGAGTGGCTGGAACGATATTTTCAAATAGTGAGCGAGTCCTCGGATGAAGGCGCGGAGGCGGTGCGCTTTGTAAGGGAGAATCGGATTCGGGTCGGGATGAAGCGGGCGCGGAAGAGCGTAGGGGCGTTCTGGACGCTGGAAAGGTCCTTTTATCTGAACAAGGTCCACTACACGATGGAGTCCGCGCTTGAAAATCCGCGCGCCATTACCCTCTTCGTGCATGAAGTGCGTCACTTGCAGCAGGGAATTCTTACAGCCATGTCCATTTATGGCGAGTTGGAAGCTTGGCAATACGAATTTCGTCTATACAAAAAACTGACGGGGAAAACTCTCAAACCGGAATTGGAGGAATTGCTCGCCCTCCCATTGAGTTACGAACGCGCGACTCTCAGACACGCGCAACGATTGATGACAAAGTTTGCAGGCTTTTGGTATATGGCATGGATGCTGCCTTTGTATCCCATCCATAAAGAACTGATGTTTTCGATTACACGCAAACAATATGACTGACAACCAATTTCAAAATTACAAAGTATTTTTAATGTAAATCCGTTTCGTTTGTTGTATCATGTGGGCAAGAACAAGAAAGGAGGTTGCGATAGATTCACCACCTAAAACGTTCGATGAAGGGAAGGGCGATTCGCCATAAGCTGGTCGAAGCCCCGCTTTAGTACCAGACGTTCCCCTTACGATAGGAAAGCTGCTTAATTCGCTTCCTTCCCCGACATAGCATGGTTTGTTCGTTTGACGGATGGGTATCCCCCATCCGTCTTTTTAATTAATTTACCAAGTATCCATTGCGTTTCGCATCCGATCCAAACATTCCTTCAAGATCGCCCGTGAAGTGCCGAAATTGATACGCAGATGACCAGCCCCGTCCCTGCCAAAAATCATTCCATCACTCAGGGCAACTTTCGCCTTTGATTTGAAAAATTCGAAAGGCGAACCTTCAATATTGGTTTGGGTGAAATCCAGCCAGCCAAGGTAGGTTGCATCGGGAATCGTTGTGCGTACATTCGGCATATGCCTGGTGACGTAATCCACCAGAAAATCGCGGTTGGCAGTGAGATAACGGCGTAGTTCCCTCAACCAGGGATCCACTTTGCCGGAAAAAGCCACCCGGGCGGCGGTAAGACCAAGTATTGAAACTTCGTAAGACATTCCCAGCGCCGCCGCGTAATATTTCTTTCTCAAATTTTCATTGGAGATGATCGCAAATGCAGCGGAGAGTCCCGGTACATTGCAGGCTTTCGAGGCCGATACGAGCGTGATCGTATGGTCCGCAATTTCCTTTGAAAGGCTCGCCAAAGGTTTGTACTTCGACCCACCCAGTAAGATCTCGGCATGAATCTCATCGGATACAATCGTCACTTTATTATCGATGCAGATCTTCGCCATCTGCATCAGTTCATTGCGCGAATAGATCTTCCCGACCGGGTTATGAGGATGGCATAGCAGGAACATGCCTGCGCGGCTGACCGCCTTCTTCAACGCATCGTAATCGACATCGTACCGGAGTTTGTTCCCTATCACCGACTTCGCAAGCGGAGCGACGCGTTTGGAGAAACGCACGCTCTCCTCCATTTCGTGAAAATGGTTATAGACCGGAGTTTGAATGGCATATCCCTTTCGGGGCGAACATAATACCCTCGCGGCAATGTAATATCCGTTGTTGACTCCGCTGGTGTAAACGATCCAGTCGGGGTCCACTTTCCAGCCATATAATGCTTGCATGCGGCTGGAAATGATCTCGAAGAAAGCGCGGCTTGGCAGTTCATAACCGAGAACACCATGTTCCACTTGCTTATGAAGAGCATCACGAATAACTCTCGGCGTGGGGAAATCCGTGTCTGCCAGCCACAGCGGCAGGATGTCCTTTGGGTACGCCGTCCACTTGGAAAGATTGAGGGTGCTGCGGCGGTCGGGGATGATGTTGAAATTGTTCATATTCTATTTTTTATACGCCACGATCATCCCGTCGCGCATCGGCGCAAGCGAGATGATCCAGTCGGAGTCGCTGGCGATCTGCCTAGTAAATTCCTTCACACCCAGAGTTGCCGGAGTCTTGTCATTTGGATCGAAGATGCGTCCATGCCAGAGCATGTTGTCAATGATGAGCAAGCCGCCGCTCCTCAATTTTTCCTTGATAACCGGCAGGGATGCGGGATACGCCTCCTTGTCGATGTCGTTGAAGATGATATCGAAGGGACCATCCGTTTTCTTCAACGCCTCGACCGCCTCCGAGACATGGAACTTCACCGAATCCGAGCTTCCCAACTTGACGAGATGCCCGCGCGCCCTTTCAGACAGTTTCTCATCCCAGACGGTGTGATGCACGACCCCGCCCCCATTTTCACGCACCGCTTTGGCAAACCACGCCGTCGAATACCCATACCCCGACCCCAATTCAAAAACGGACTTCGCCTTTATCATCCGCGCCAGCTGGTAACAGTAGTACCCGCAGGCGGGACCGATGATGGGAAAACCGTTCGCTTCGGCGTAATCCTCCATCTCCATCAATTCCGCTTCACGCGGCGGGACCAGCGAATTCACGTAATCCTGCGCGGCGGAGTAGGTCAGTAAATCATCGCTCATGGATGCCTCCAAAGTCCTGCAAATTGTACATCCTTTCGAAATCGGCGGAAAATACAAAACGGCTCAGCCCGAAATCTCAATTGCTGATAGAATTGACCGTTGGGGCATGACCCCATATGCAATCCTCAAGGATCCCGGCTTGAATGAAATATAATTTCCGCCTTTTCTGGCGAACCTTCTACCGCTCGTTCTTTGCCTTTAAAAACACACCCGCCCGCCTCACCAAAAAACGCTTTATTTTCCTCATCCTTTTCTATCTTGTCTGGCCCCTCGGCAGCCTGGTCCACTGGATGTGTTTCGCTCTCGACGACATCCTCTTCCCCAATTATAAAAACCATCCCATCGAAAAACCGCTGTTCATCCTTGGCAACTTCCGCAGCGGTTCGACCTTTCTTCACCGCCTGCTCTCGCGCGATTCAGAAACCTTTACCAGCCTCACAACCTGGGATATTTACCTTACGCCATCGGTGACGCAAAAAAAGATCACTCAATTCATCGCGCGCCTCGATAACAAGTTCTTTGGACGTAGCCTGCACCGCGCATTGTTCGCCTTCGACCGCGCCACGCTCGGCAAGATCAAGATCCACCCCATCTCCTTCTTCCAGCCTGAAGAGGACGAGAACATCCACATGCATATCTGGGACGGTTTCTTCGTCACCTTCCTCTTCCCCTTCATGGACGAGTTTCCCGATTACATCCACTTCGACGAAGCGCTCAGCCCCGAACGCAAAAAACGCATCATGACCTTCTACCGTTCGATGCTGCAGCGGCATTTGTATGCGAACGGCAATAAACATTTCGTGGCGAAGAACCCGGCGTTCAGCGCCAAGATCGAAACGCTGGTGGAATTCTTCCCTGATGCGCGCATCCTTTATCTTGCCCGCAATCCGCTCGACATGCTCCCCTCCACCGTCTCTTGGATCAACTACGCCC
This portion of the Anaerolineales bacterium genome encodes:
- a CDS encoding thiolase domain-containing protein, with product MRKVAILGIGQTKVDEHWEKSLREVGGEAAFLAMQDAGVDNVEALFVGNMLSPLISRQNQLGTFFSDWVGLWKQEAVKIEAACGSGAAAFRSALMAVASGDVDSALVLGVEKMTDKPGGEVTAALATAADADYEVEQGVSFVGINALVMRRYMHEYGWKHADFAPFSINAHANAMHNPFARLHDTVTVEKYEKSSMVATPINLMDASPVGDGAAAAVIVPAEKVLRQPRVVVAASAAATDTISVHSRKDPLFLNAAYLSSKQAYQMAGVKPDEVSVFELHDAFTIMAALSLEATGFAERGEGVRLGLENQIGIEGRIPVCTRGGLKARGHPVGATGMYQIVEVVQQLRGECGATQVEDATIGMTQNIGGSGATILTHILRRE
- a CDS encoding putative C-S lyase — its product is MNNFNIIPDRRSTLNLSKWTAYPKDILPLWLADTDFPTPRVIRDALHKQVEHGVLGYELPSRAFFEIISSRMQALYGWKVDPDWIVYTSGVNNGYYIAARVLCSPRKGYAIQTPVYNHFHEMEESVRFSKRVAPLAKSVIGNKLRYDVDYDALKKAVSRAGMFLLCHPHNPVGKIYSRNELMQMAKICIDNKVTIVSDEIHAEILLGGSKYKPLASLSKEIADHTITLVSASKACNVPGLSAAFAIISNENLRKKYYAAALGMSYEVSILGLTAARVAFSGKVDPWLRELRRYLTANRDFLVDYVTRHMPNVRTTIPDATYLGWLDFTQTNIEGSPFEFFKSKAKVALSDGMIFGRDGAGHLRINFGTSRAILKECLDRMRNAMDTW
- a CDS encoding O-methyltransferase, producing MSDDLLTYSAAQDYVNSLVPPREAELMEMEDYAEANGFPIIGPACGYYCYQLARMIKAKSVFELGSGYGYSTAWFAKAVRENGGGVVHHTVWDEKLSERARGHLVKLGSSDSVKFHVSEAVEALKKTDGPFDIIFNDIDKEAYPASLPVIKEKLRSGGLLIIDNMLWHGRIFDPNDKTPATLGVKEFTRQIASDSDWIISLAPMRDGMIVAYKK
- a CDS encoding sulfotransferase, which produces MKYNFRLFWRTFYRSFFAFKNTPARLTKKRFIFLILFYLVWPLGSLVHWMCFALDDILFPNYKNHPIEKPLFILGNFRSGSTFLHRLLSRDSETFTSLTTWDIYLTPSVTQKKITQFIARLDNKFFGRSLHRALFAFDRATLGKIKIHPISFFQPEEDENIHMHIWDGFFVTFLFPFMDEFPDYIHFDEALSPERKKRIMTFYRSMLQRHLYANGNKHFVAKNPAFSAKIETLVEFFPDARILYLARNPLDMLPSTVSWINYARGQFTGPHDGYLYTDEILELTQHWYRHPLQYLDSHPSPRHLIVNYEDLIQRPEAVIRGFYEQFGYPDKPGLPIIIDQAVKETLSYNSDHTYSYEEMGFTREGIVEQYKDIFERFKFETREEMIPVKRLELEH